The following proteins are encoded in a genomic region of Magnolia sinica isolate HGM2019 chromosome 1, MsV1, whole genome shotgun sequence:
- the LOC131227394 gene encoding cyclin-T1-3-like isoform X9, translating to MSLPQVTIATAIIFCHRFFLRQSHAKNDRRYILQTIATVCMFLAGKVEETPRPLKDVILVSYEMINKKDPAAVQRIKQKEVYEQQKEHILLGERVVLATLGFDLNVHHPYKPLVEAIKKFKVAQNALAQVAWNFVNDGLRTSLCLQFKPHHIAAGAIFLAAKFLKVKLPSDGEKVWWQEFDVTPRQLEEVSNQMLELYEQNRTVPPSHGSASEGSNHHRGTMMKTTAIVEDPVSINSYSPAVAGAAIFKQGGPTVSSVRMEPDQSSIDNHQSMPQRSNQNQSNDYGNTETRGDYKVVDSGGGSWDRRHHEPDQFPCGSSKESITEASNRSKNVTGSDSERNETTAEAREWKDEGLLHKVSGNMGGQSSSYGEGPKGCCPPDAIRKIDKEKVKAALEKRRKSRADVTRKADLMDEYDIIERELENGLELAAKDEKVRQERRQSWSNNNKQQPLYRLEPETAAPNPGKVHGDFGGRDNHFLSIEQQSSGSGGGGRVRSASVDSEEMVHGSERDAVENAEEGELSSFNPPWEIHSPKSSSRNRRAAVSPIKRHDFPQHPLPPAATYPHCSHQIVEDGRLDHLERDHRRHRQGNHI from the exons ATGAGCCT ACCTCAGGTAACAATAGCTACGGCAATTATATTCTGTCATCGTTTTTTCCTTCGCCAATCTCACGCAAAGAATGATAGGAGG TATATTCTGCAGACGATTGCAACAGTGTGCATGTTTCTTGCTGGGAAGGTTGAAGAAACTCCTAGGCCACTGAAAGATGTCATTCTTGTTTCGTATGAAATGATCAATAAAAAGGACCCTGCTGCTGTTCAGAGAATCAAACAGAAG GAAGTATACGAACAACAAAAGGAGCATATTTTGCTTGGGGAGAGGGTTGTACTTGCTACTCTTGGCTTCGACCTCAATGTGCACCACCCATATAAGCCCCTTGTCGAAGCAATAAAGAAATTCAAGGTTGCGCAGAATGCCCTTGCTCAAGTTGCATGGAATTTTGTCAATGATGG GCTGCGGACATCACTCTGCCTGCAATTTAAACCCCATCATATTGCGGCTGGTGCCATATTCCTTGCCGCTAAGTTTCTCAAAGTAAAGCTTCCATCGGATGGCGAGAAGGTCTGGTGGCAAGAATTTGATGTTACCCCACGACAGTTGGAAG AGGTAAGCAATCAAATGTTGGAACTGTATGAACAAAACCGTACGGTGCCACCTTCCCATGGGAGTGCAAGTGAAGGGTCGAATCACCATCGAGGCACAATGATGAAGACTACAGCCATTGTTGAGGACCCTGTCTCAATAAACAGTTATTCTCCGGCTGTTGCAGGAGCAGCGATTTTCAAGCAAGGAGGCCCAACTGTATCATCAGTTCGAATGGAGCCAGACCAATCATCTATAGACAATCATCAAAGCATGCCTCAAAGAAGTAATCAAAACCAAAGTAATGACTATGGAAACACGGAGACCAGGGGTGACTACAAGGTAGTAGATAGCGGTGGTGGAAGTTGGGACCGGCGACATCATGAACCAGATCAATTTCCTTGTGGCAGCAGCAAGGAAAGCATCACTGAAGCCTCGAACAGATCCAAGAATGTTACTGGTTCAGATTCAGAGCGGAATGAGACTACTGCTGAAGCAAGGGAATGGAAGGATGAAGGGTTGTTGCACAAGGTCTCTGGCAACATGGGTGGTCAGAGTTCTTCCTACGGTGAAGGGCCGAAAGGTTGCTGTCCGCCAGATGCCATCAGAAAGATTGACAAGGAGAAGGTGAAGGCAGCACTGGAGAAGCGAAGGAAATCCCGAGCTGACGTGACCAGGAAGGCGGACTTGATGGATGAGTATGATATCATTGAGAGAGAGCTGGAAAATGGTTTGGAATTGGCAGCCAAAGATGAGAAAGTAAGGCAGGAGAGGAGGCAGAGCTGGTCCAATAATAATAAACAACAGCCTTTGTACAGGCTGGAACCTGAGACCGCCGCCCCTAATCCTGGAAAGGTGCATGGCGATTTTGGTGGACGAGACAATCATTTCCTTTCGATCGAACAGCAGTCATCAGggagtggtggtggtggtagggTGAGATCAGCATCTGTTGACTCGGAAGAGATGGTCCATGGAAGCGAGCGGGATGCTGTGGAGAATGCAGAAGAAGGGGAGTTGTCCTCATTCAATCCTCCCTGGGAAATCCATTCTCCAAAGTCCAGCAGTCGCAATAGGAGAGCAGCAGTGAGCCCAATCAAACGACATGATTTCCCACAGCATCCTCTTCCACCAGCAGCTACTTACCCCCACTGCAGTCACCAAATTGTGGAAGACGGACGGCTTGATCATTTGGAAAGAGATCACAGAAGGCACAGACAGGGAAATCACATCTGA
- the LOC131227394 gene encoding cyclin-T1-3-like isoform X6, with translation MSLVVHNCSQKNCVRMKVTANGLKCRPQVTIATAIIFCHRFFLRQSHAKNDRRYILQTIATVCMFLAGKVEETPRPLKDVILVSYEMINKKDPAAVQRIKQKEVYEQQKEHILLGERVVLATLGFDLNVHHPYKPLVEAIKKFKVAQNALAQVAWNFVNDGLRTSLCLQFKPHHIAAGAIFLAAKFLKVKLPSDGEKVWWQEFDVTPRQLEEVSNQMLELYEQNRTVPPSHGSASEGSNHHRGTMMKTTAIVEDPVSINSYSPAVAGAAIFKQGGPTVSSVRMEPDQSSIDNHQSMPQRSNQNQSNDYGNTETRGDYKVVDSGGGSWDRRHHEPDQFPCGSSKESITEASNRSKNVTGSDSERNETTAEAREWKDEGLLHKVSGNMGGQSSSYGEGPKGCCPPDAIRKIDKEKVKAALEKRRKSRADVTRKADLMDEYDIIERELENGLELAAKDEKVRQERRQSWSNNNKQQPLYRLEPETAAPNPGKVHGDFGGRDNHFLSIEQQSSGSGGGGRVRSASVDSEEMVHGSERDAVENAEEGELSSFNPPWEIHSPKSSSRNRRAAVSPIKRHDFPQHPLPPAATYPHCSHQIVEDGRLDHLERDHRRHRQGNHI, from the exons ATGAGCCT GGTAGTCCATAACTGTTCCCAAAAGAACTGTGTGCGCATGAAAGTGACAGCAAATGGTTTGAAATGCAGACCTCAGGTAACAATAGCTACGGCAATTATATTCTGTCATCGTTTTTTCCTTCGCCAATCTCACGCAAAGAATGATAGGAGG TATATTCTGCAGACGATTGCAACAGTGTGCATGTTTCTTGCTGGGAAGGTTGAAGAAACTCCTAGGCCACTGAAAGATGTCATTCTTGTTTCGTATGAAATGATCAATAAAAAGGACCCTGCTGCTGTTCAGAGAATCAAACAGAAG GAAGTATACGAACAACAAAAGGAGCATATTTTGCTTGGGGAGAGGGTTGTACTTGCTACTCTTGGCTTCGACCTCAATGTGCACCACCCATATAAGCCCCTTGTCGAAGCAATAAAGAAATTCAAGGTTGCGCAGAATGCCCTTGCTCAAGTTGCATGGAATTTTGTCAATGATGG GCTGCGGACATCACTCTGCCTGCAATTTAAACCCCATCATATTGCGGCTGGTGCCATATTCCTTGCCGCTAAGTTTCTCAAAGTAAAGCTTCCATCGGATGGCGAGAAGGTCTGGTGGCAAGAATTTGATGTTACCCCACGACAGTTGGAAG AGGTAAGCAATCAAATGTTGGAACTGTATGAACAAAACCGTACGGTGCCACCTTCCCATGGGAGTGCAAGTGAAGGGTCGAATCACCATCGAGGCACAATGATGAAGACTACAGCCATTGTTGAGGACCCTGTCTCAATAAACAGTTATTCTCCGGCTGTTGCAGGAGCAGCGATTTTCAAGCAAGGAGGCCCAACTGTATCATCAGTTCGAATGGAGCCAGACCAATCATCTATAGACAATCATCAAAGCATGCCTCAAAGAAGTAATCAAAACCAAAGTAATGACTATGGAAACACGGAGACCAGGGGTGACTACAAGGTAGTAGATAGCGGTGGTGGAAGTTGGGACCGGCGACATCATGAACCAGATCAATTTCCTTGTGGCAGCAGCAAGGAAAGCATCACTGAAGCCTCGAACAGATCCAAGAATGTTACTGGTTCAGATTCAGAGCGGAATGAGACTACTGCTGAAGCAAGGGAATGGAAGGATGAAGGGTTGTTGCACAAGGTCTCTGGCAACATGGGTGGTCAGAGTTCTTCCTACGGTGAAGGGCCGAAAGGTTGCTGTCCGCCAGATGCCATCAGAAAGATTGACAAGGAGAAGGTGAAGGCAGCACTGGAGAAGCGAAGGAAATCCCGAGCTGACGTGACCAGGAAGGCGGACTTGATGGATGAGTATGATATCATTGAGAGAGAGCTGGAAAATGGTTTGGAATTGGCAGCCAAAGATGAGAAAGTAAGGCAGGAGAGGAGGCAGAGCTGGTCCAATAATAATAAACAACAGCCTTTGTACAGGCTGGAACCTGAGACCGCCGCCCCTAATCCTGGAAAGGTGCATGGCGATTTTGGTGGACGAGACAATCATTTCCTTTCGATCGAACAGCAGTCATCAGggagtggtggtggtggtagggTGAGATCAGCATCTGTTGACTCGGAAGAGATGGTCCATGGAAGCGAGCGGGATGCTGTGGAGAATGCAGAAGAAGGGGAGTTGTCCTCATTCAATCCTCCCTGGGAAATCCATTCTCCAAAGTCCAGCAGTCGCAATAGGAGAGCAGCAGTGAGCCCAATCAAACGACATGATTTCCCACAGCATCCTCTTCCACCAGCAGCTACTTACCCCCACTGCAGTCACCAAATTGTGGAAGACGGACGGCTTGATCATTTGGAAAGAGATCACAGAAGGCACAGACAGGGAAATCACATCTGA
- the LOC131227394 gene encoding cyclin-T1-3-like isoform X10 yields the protein MSLPQVTIATAIIFCHRFFLRQSHAKNDRRTIATVCMFLAGKVEETPRPLKDVILVSYEMINKKDPAAVQRIKQKEVYEQQKEHILLGERVVLATLGFDLNVHHPYKPLVEAIKKFKVAQNALAQVAWNFVNDGLRTSLCLQFKPHHIAAGAIFLAAKFLKVKLPSDGEKVWWQEFDVTPRQLEEVSNQMLELYEQNRTVPPSHGSASEGSNHHRGTMMKTTAIVEDPVSINSYSPAVAGAAIFKQGGPTVSSVRMEPDQSSIDNHQSMPQRSNQNQSNDYGNTETRGDYKVVDSGGGSWDRRHHEPDQFPCGSSKESITEASNRSKNVTGSDSERNETTAEAREWKDEGLLHKVSGNMGGQSSSYGEGPKGCCPPDAIRKIDKEKVKAALEKRRKSRADVTRKADLMDEYDIIERELENGLELAAKDEKVRQERRQSWSNNNKQQPLYRLEPETAAPNPGKVHGDFGGRDNHFLSIEQQSSGSGGGGRVRSASVDSEEMVHGSERDAVENAEEGELSSFNPPWEIHSPKSSSRNRRAAVSPIKRHDFPQHPLPPAATYPHCSHQIVEDGRLDHLERDHRRHRQGNHI from the exons ATGAGCCT ACCTCAGGTAACAATAGCTACGGCAATTATATTCTGTCATCGTTTTTTCCTTCGCCAATCTCACGCAAAGAATGATAGGAGG ACGATTGCAACAGTGTGCATGTTTCTTGCTGGGAAGGTTGAAGAAACTCCTAGGCCACTGAAAGATGTCATTCTTGTTTCGTATGAAATGATCAATAAAAAGGACCCTGCTGCTGTTCAGAGAATCAAACAGAAG GAAGTATACGAACAACAAAAGGAGCATATTTTGCTTGGGGAGAGGGTTGTACTTGCTACTCTTGGCTTCGACCTCAATGTGCACCACCCATATAAGCCCCTTGTCGAAGCAATAAAGAAATTCAAGGTTGCGCAGAATGCCCTTGCTCAAGTTGCATGGAATTTTGTCAATGATGG GCTGCGGACATCACTCTGCCTGCAATTTAAACCCCATCATATTGCGGCTGGTGCCATATTCCTTGCCGCTAAGTTTCTCAAAGTAAAGCTTCCATCGGATGGCGAGAAGGTCTGGTGGCAAGAATTTGATGTTACCCCACGACAGTTGGAAG AGGTAAGCAATCAAATGTTGGAACTGTATGAACAAAACCGTACGGTGCCACCTTCCCATGGGAGTGCAAGTGAAGGGTCGAATCACCATCGAGGCACAATGATGAAGACTACAGCCATTGTTGAGGACCCTGTCTCAATAAACAGTTATTCTCCGGCTGTTGCAGGAGCAGCGATTTTCAAGCAAGGAGGCCCAACTGTATCATCAGTTCGAATGGAGCCAGACCAATCATCTATAGACAATCATCAAAGCATGCCTCAAAGAAGTAATCAAAACCAAAGTAATGACTATGGAAACACGGAGACCAGGGGTGACTACAAGGTAGTAGATAGCGGTGGTGGAAGTTGGGACCGGCGACATCATGAACCAGATCAATTTCCTTGTGGCAGCAGCAAGGAAAGCATCACTGAAGCCTCGAACAGATCCAAGAATGTTACTGGTTCAGATTCAGAGCGGAATGAGACTACTGCTGAAGCAAGGGAATGGAAGGATGAAGGGTTGTTGCACAAGGTCTCTGGCAACATGGGTGGTCAGAGTTCTTCCTACGGTGAAGGGCCGAAAGGTTGCTGTCCGCCAGATGCCATCAGAAAGATTGACAAGGAGAAGGTGAAGGCAGCACTGGAGAAGCGAAGGAAATCCCGAGCTGACGTGACCAGGAAGGCGGACTTGATGGATGAGTATGATATCATTGAGAGAGAGCTGGAAAATGGTTTGGAATTGGCAGCCAAAGATGAGAAAGTAAGGCAGGAGAGGAGGCAGAGCTGGTCCAATAATAATAAACAACAGCCTTTGTACAGGCTGGAACCTGAGACCGCCGCCCCTAATCCTGGAAAGGTGCATGGCGATTTTGGTGGACGAGACAATCATTTCCTTTCGATCGAACAGCAGTCATCAGggagtggtggtggtggtagggTGAGATCAGCATCTGTTGACTCGGAAGAGATGGTCCATGGAAGCGAGCGGGATGCTGTGGAGAATGCAGAAGAAGGGGAGTTGTCCTCATTCAATCCTCCCTGGGAAATCCATTCTCCAAAGTCCAGCAGTCGCAATAGGAGAGCAGCAGTGAGCCCAATCAAACGACATGATTTCCCACAGCATCCTCTTCCACCAGCAGCTACTTACCCCCACTGCAGTCACCAAATTGTGGAAGACGGACGGCTTGATCATTTGGAAAGAGATCACAGAAGGCACAGACAGGGAAATCACATCTGA
- the LOC131227394 gene encoding cyclin-T1-3-like isoform X4, which translates to MAGLLPGDPSHHGMVESEPYNFSHDKLDELDHSSSNWYLSRKEIEENSPSRKDGIDLKRETYFRKSYCTFLQDLGMRLKVPQVTIATAIIFCHRFFLRQSHAKNDRRTIATVCMFLAGKVEETPRPLKDVILVSYEMINKKDPAAVQRIKQKEVYEQQKEHILLGERVVLATLGFDLNVHHPYKPLVEAIKKFKVAQNALAQVAWNFVNDGLRTSLCLQFKPHHIAAGAIFLAAKFLKVKLPSDGEKVWWQEFDVTPRQLEEVSNQMLELYEQNRTVPPSHGSASEGSNHHRGTMMKTTAIVEDPVSINSYSPAVAGAAIFKQGGPTVSSVRMEPDQSSIDNHQSMPQRSNQNQSNDYGNTETRGDYKVVDSGGGSWDRRHHEPDQFPCGSSKESITEASNRSKNVTGSDSERNETTAEAREWKDEGLLHKVSGNMGGQSSSYGEGPKGCCPPDAIRKIDKEKVKAALEKRRKSRADVTRKADLMDEYDIIERELENGLELAAKDEKVRQERRQSWSNNNKQQPLYRLEPETAAPNPGKVHGDFGGRDNHFLSIEQQSSGSGGGGRVRSASVDSEEMVHGSERDAVENAEEGELSSFNPPWEIHSPKSSSRNRRAAVSPIKRHDFPQHPLPPAATYPHCSHQIVEDGRLDHLERDHRRHRQGNHI; encoded by the exons ATGGCTGGACTATTACCAGGAGACCCTTCCCATCATGGGATGGTGGAAAGCGAACCATACAATTTTTCTCATGATAAGCTGGATGAACTCGATCATTCTAGTTCTAATTGGTATTTATCCCGGAAGGAGATCGAAGAAAATTCCCCATCTAGAAAAGATGGCATTGATTTGAAGAGAGAGACATATTTTCGTAAATCATACTGCACTTTTCTGCAGGATTTGGGCATGAGGCTTAAAGT ACCTCAGGTAACAATAGCTACGGCAATTATATTCTGTCATCGTTTTTTCCTTCGCCAATCTCACGCAAAGAATGATAGGAGG ACGATTGCAACAGTGTGCATGTTTCTTGCTGGGAAGGTTGAAGAAACTCCTAGGCCACTGAAAGATGTCATTCTTGTTTCGTATGAAATGATCAATAAAAAGGACCCTGCTGCTGTTCAGAGAATCAAACAGAAG GAAGTATACGAACAACAAAAGGAGCATATTTTGCTTGGGGAGAGGGTTGTACTTGCTACTCTTGGCTTCGACCTCAATGTGCACCACCCATATAAGCCCCTTGTCGAAGCAATAAAGAAATTCAAGGTTGCGCAGAATGCCCTTGCTCAAGTTGCATGGAATTTTGTCAATGATGG GCTGCGGACATCACTCTGCCTGCAATTTAAACCCCATCATATTGCGGCTGGTGCCATATTCCTTGCCGCTAAGTTTCTCAAAGTAAAGCTTCCATCGGATGGCGAGAAGGTCTGGTGGCAAGAATTTGATGTTACCCCACGACAGTTGGAAG AGGTAAGCAATCAAATGTTGGAACTGTATGAACAAAACCGTACGGTGCCACCTTCCCATGGGAGTGCAAGTGAAGGGTCGAATCACCATCGAGGCACAATGATGAAGACTACAGCCATTGTTGAGGACCCTGTCTCAATAAACAGTTATTCTCCGGCTGTTGCAGGAGCAGCGATTTTCAAGCAAGGAGGCCCAACTGTATCATCAGTTCGAATGGAGCCAGACCAATCATCTATAGACAATCATCAAAGCATGCCTCAAAGAAGTAATCAAAACCAAAGTAATGACTATGGAAACACGGAGACCAGGGGTGACTACAAGGTAGTAGATAGCGGTGGTGGAAGTTGGGACCGGCGACATCATGAACCAGATCAATTTCCTTGTGGCAGCAGCAAGGAAAGCATCACTGAAGCCTCGAACAGATCCAAGAATGTTACTGGTTCAGATTCAGAGCGGAATGAGACTACTGCTGAAGCAAGGGAATGGAAGGATGAAGGGTTGTTGCACAAGGTCTCTGGCAACATGGGTGGTCAGAGTTCTTCCTACGGTGAAGGGCCGAAAGGTTGCTGTCCGCCAGATGCCATCAGAAAGATTGACAAGGAGAAGGTGAAGGCAGCACTGGAGAAGCGAAGGAAATCCCGAGCTGACGTGACCAGGAAGGCGGACTTGATGGATGAGTATGATATCATTGAGAGAGAGCTGGAAAATGGTTTGGAATTGGCAGCCAAAGATGAGAAAGTAAGGCAGGAGAGGAGGCAGAGCTGGTCCAATAATAATAAACAACAGCCTTTGTACAGGCTGGAACCTGAGACCGCCGCCCCTAATCCTGGAAAGGTGCATGGCGATTTTGGTGGACGAGACAATCATTTCCTTTCGATCGAACAGCAGTCATCAGggagtggtggtggtggtagggTGAGATCAGCATCTGTTGACTCGGAAGAGATGGTCCATGGAAGCGAGCGGGATGCTGTGGAGAATGCAGAAGAAGGGGAGTTGTCCTCATTCAATCCTCCCTGGGAAATCCATTCTCCAAAGTCCAGCAGTCGCAATAGGAGAGCAGCAGTGAGCCCAATCAAACGACATGATTTCCCACAGCATCCTCTTCCACCAGCAGCTACTTACCCCCACTGCAGTCACCAAATTGTGGAAGACGGACGGCTTGATCATTTGGAAAGAGATCACAGAAGGCACAGACAGGGAAATCACATCTGA
- the LOC131227394 gene encoding cyclin-T1-3-like isoform X11, whose protein sequence is MSLVVHNCSQKNCVRMKVTANGLKCRPQTIATVCMFLAGKVEETPRPLKDVILVSYEMINKKDPAAVQRIKQKEVYEQQKEHILLGERVVLATLGFDLNVHHPYKPLVEAIKKFKVAQNALAQVAWNFVNDGLRTSLCLQFKPHHIAAGAIFLAAKFLKVKLPSDGEKVWWQEFDVTPRQLEEVSNQMLELYEQNRTVPPSHGSASEGSNHHRGTMMKTTAIVEDPVSINSYSPAVAGAAIFKQGGPTVSSVRMEPDQSSIDNHQSMPQRSNQNQSNDYGNTETRGDYKVVDSGGGSWDRRHHEPDQFPCGSSKESITEASNRSKNVTGSDSERNETTAEAREWKDEGLLHKVSGNMGGQSSSYGEGPKGCCPPDAIRKIDKEKVKAALEKRRKSRADVTRKADLMDEYDIIERELENGLELAAKDEKVRQERRQSWSNNNKQQPLYRLEPETAAPNPGKVHGDFGGRDNHFLSIEQQSSGSGGGGRVRSASVDSEEMVHGSERDAVENAEEGELSSFNPPWEIHSPKSSSRNRRAAVSPIKRHDFPQHPLPPAATYPHCSHQIVEDGRLDHLERDHRRHRQGNHI, encoded by the exons ATGAGCCT GGTAGTCCATAACTGTTCCCAAAAGAACTGTGTGCGCATGAAAGTGACAGCAAATGGTTTGAAATGCAGACCTCAG ACGATTGCAACAGTGTGCATGTTTCTTGCTGGGAAGGTTGAAGAAACTCCTAGGCCACTGAAAGATGTCATTCTTGTTTCGTATGAAATGATCAATAAAAAGGACCCTGCTGCTGTTCAGAGAATCAAACAGAAG GAAGTATACGAACAACAAAAGGAGCATATTTTGCTTGGGGAGAGGGTTGTACTTGCTACTCTTGGCTTCGACCTCAATGTGCACCACCCATATAAGCCCCTTGTCGAAGCAATAAAGAAATTCAAGGTTGCGCAGAATGCCCTTGCTCAAGTTGCATGGAATTTTGTCAATGATGG GCTGCGGACATCACTCTGCCTGCAATTTAAACCCCATCATATTGCGGCTGGTGCCATATTCCTTGCCGCTAAGTTTCTCAAAGTAAAGCTTCCATCGGATGGCGAGAAGGTCTGGTGGCAAGAATTTGATGTTACCCCACGACAGTTGGAAG AGGTAAGCAATCAAATGTTGGAACTGTATGAACAAAACCGTACGGTGCCACCTTCCCATGGGAGTGCAAGTGAAGGGTCGAATCACCATCGAGGCACAATGATGAAGACTACAGCCATTGTTGAGGACCCTGTCTCAATAAACAGTTATTCTCCGGCTGTTGCAGGAGCAGCGATTTTCAAGCAAGGAGGCCCAACTGTATCATCAGTTCGAATGGAGCCAGACCAATCATCTATAGACAATCATCAAAGCATGCCTCAAAGAAGTAATCAAAACCAAAGTAATGACTATGGAAACACGGAGACCAGGGGTGACTACAAGGTAGTAGATAGCGGTGGTGGAAGTTGGGACCGGCGACATCATGAACCAGATCAATTTCCTTGTGGCAGCAGCAAGGAAAGCATCACTGAAGCCTCGAACAGATCCAAGAATGTTACTGGTTCAGATTCAGAGCGGAATGAGACTACTGCTGAAGCAAGGGAATGGAAGGATGAAGGGTTGTTGCACAAGGTCTCTGGCAACATGGGTGGTCAGAGTTCTTCCTACGGTGAAGGGCCGAAAGGTTGCTGTCCGCCAGATGCCATCAGAAAGATTGACAAGGAGAAGGTGAAGGCAGCACTGGAGAAGCGAAGGAAATCCCGAGCTGACGTGACCAGGAAGGCGGACTTGATGGATGAGTATGATATCATTGAGAGAGAGCTGGAAAATGGTTTGGAATTGGCAGCCAAAGATGAGAAAGTAAGGCAGGAGAGGAGGCAGAGCTGGTCCAATAATAATAAACAACAGCCTTTGTACAGGCTGGAACCTGAGACCGCCGCCCCTAATCCTGGAAAGGTGCATGGCGATTTTGGTGGACGAGACAATCATTTCCTTTCGATCGAACAGCAGTCATCAGggagtggtggtggtggtagggTGAGATCAGCATCTGTTGACTCGGAAGAGATGGTCCATGGAAGCGAGCGGGATGCTGTGGAGAATGCAGAAGAAGGGGAGTTGTCCTCATTCAATCCTCCCTGGGAAATCCATTCTCCAAAGTCCAGCAGTCGCAATAGGAGAGCAGCAGTGAGCCCAATCAAACGACATGATTTCCCACAGCATCCTCTTCCACCAGCAGCTACTTACCCCCACTGCAGTCACCAAATTGTGGAAGACGGACGGCTTGATCATTTGGAAAGAGATCACAGAAGGCACAGACAGGGAAATCACATCTGA